One genomic region from Rosa rugosa chromosome 1, drRosRugo1.1, whole genome shotgun sequence encodes:
- the LOC133725490 gene encoding exportin-T codes for MADLEKAILIVFDQSGTVHSELKQKATEYCDKIKDEQAICSICIEKICFSNLYQVQFWCLQTLHEVVKVRYSSMSPDERYLIRKSVFSIACFGAIDDNNVVRVLEGPAFIKNKLAQVLVTLIYFEYPLIWSSVFVDFLSQLSKGALVIDMFCRVLNALDDELINVDYPRTPEELSVATRVKDAMRQQCVAQIVRAWYDIVSMYRNSDEELCTSVLDAMRRFIAWIDIGLIVNDAFIPLLFDLVMVDGLSEQLRGAAAGCLTAVVSKRMEPQSKLPLLQSLQIRRVFALVAKDSDSELVSKVAALLTGYAVEALECFKSLNSEDAKGVSMELLNEVLPSVFYVMQNCELESTFSIVQFLLGYVATMKNLSPLRETQLLHVGQILEVICTEIRYDPMYRDNLDTLDKIGKEEEDRMVEFRKDLFVLLRNIGRVAPDVCQIFIRNSLAASVASSSDWNVEEVEAALSLFYAFGESMNGDAMKSGSGLLGELVPMLLSTRFPCHSNRLVALVYLETVTRYMKFVQENTQYIHMVLAAFLDERGIHHPNVNVSRRASYLFMKAVRLLKLKLVPFIENILQSLQDRVAGFTSMDYTKDLSASEDGSHIFEAIGVLIGMEDVAPAKQSDYLSSLLTPLCQQVEALLINAKVLTPEEAPQKIANIQQIIVAINSLSKGFSERLVTTSRPAIGLMFKQTLDVLLQVLVVFPNIEPLRSKVTSFIHRMVETLGASVFPYLPKALEQLLVDSQPKELVGLLVLLNQLICKFNTLFSDILDEVFPAIAGRILNIIPIDAFPSGPGSNTEENRELQEVQRTLYTFLHVITTHDLSSVFLSPKSRSYLQPIMQLLLFTSCKHKDILVRKACVQIFIRLIKDWCAMPNGEEKVPGFQSFIIETFATNCCLYSLLDNSFEFRDANTLVLFGEIVLAQKVMYEKFGNDFLVHFVSKGFPAAHCPQDLAEKYCQQLQGSDIKALKSFYQSLIENLRLQQNGNLPVR; via the exons ATGGCTGATCTTGAGAAAGCTATACTTATAGTTTTTGATCAATCGGGCACCGTTCATTCCGAGCTGAAACAGAAGGCGACGGAATACTGTGATAAAATTAAGGATGAACAAGCGATTTGTAGCATCTGCATTGAAAAGATATGTTTTTCGAATTTATATCAAGTCCAGTTTTGGTGTTTACAGACCCTGCACGAGGTTGTTAAGGTCCGGTACTCATCAATGAGTCCAGACGAGAGGTATTTGATCCGAAAATCGGTGTTTTCAATTGCATGTTTTGGTGCTATTGATGATAACAATGTTGTTAGGGTTTTAGAAGGTCCTGCATTTATAAAGAACAAACTTGCTCAGGTCCTGGTAACTTTGATTTATTTCGAGTACCCGTTAATTTGGTCATCTGTGTTTGTGGATTTCTTGTCACAATTGAGTAAAGGGGCATTGGTGATCGATATGTTTTGTCGGGTTTTGAATGCTTTGGATGATGAACTGATCAATGTGGATTACCCTCGGACACCTGAAGAACTATCAGTGGCAACCCGGGTTAAGGATGCAATGAGGCAGCAGTGTGTAGCTCAAATAGTTAGAGCTTGGTATGATATTGTGTCTATGTATAGGAACTCTGATGAAGAGCTGTGTACTAGTGTATTAGATGCAATGAGGAGGTTTATTGCTTGGATTGATATTGGTTTAATTGTAAATGATGCGTTCATCCCGTTATTGTTTGATTTGGTGATGGTTGATGGGCTGTCTGAACAACTCCGAGGTGCTGCAGCTGGGTGTTTGACAGCAGTGGTATCCAAAAGGATGGAGCCGCAATCAAAACTACCACTATTGCAGAGTCTTCAAATCCGTCGAGTGTTTGCGCTAGTAGCCAAGGATAGCGACTCAGAGTTGGTTTCCAAAGTAGCTGCATTGCTTACTGGATATGCGGTTGAGGCTCTTGAATGCTTTAAAAGCTTGAATTCCGAGGATGCGAAGGGTGTTTCAATGGAGCTCTTGAATGAAGTTCTGCCCTCCGTATTCTATGTGATGCAGAATTGTGAGTTGGAATCTACATTTAGTATTGTGCAATTTCTTTTAGGTTATGTTGCCACCATGAAGAATCTTTCTCCATTGAGGGAAACACAGCTGCTTCATGTGGGTCAGATTTTGGAGGTAATTTGTACAGAGATCCGCTATGATCCTATGTACCGTGACAATCTTGATACATTGGATAAGATtggaaaggaagaagaagatagaatgGTGGAGTTCagaaaggatttgtttgtgctgTTGCGCAATATAGGTCGGGTAGCTCCAGATGTTTGTCAGATATTCATTAGAAACTCATTGGCTGCTTCTGTTGCGTCCTCGTCAGACTGGAATGTTGAAGAGGTGGAAGCTGCACTTTCTCTTTTCTATGCATTTGGTGAGTCAATGAATGGTGATGCAATGAAAAGTGGCAGTGGCCTCTTAGGTGAATTGGTACCAATGCTTTTATCTACAAGGTTCCCTTGCCATTCAAATAGGCTAGTTGCACTTGTGTATCTGGAAACAGTTACAAGATATATGAAGTTTGTACAGGAGAATACCCAATACATTCACATGGTTTTGGCTGCCTTTCTTGATGAAAGAGGTATACACCATCCAAACGTCAATGTGAGTCGAAGAGCAAGTTATCTGTTTATGAAGGCTGTGAGATTGCTAAAATTGAAGCTTGTGCCTTTTATAGAGAATATTCTGCAG AGTCTGCAAGACAGAGTCGCTGGATTTACAAGTATGGATTATACAAAAGATCTTTCTGCATCTGAAGATGGTAGTCACATTTTTGAG GCAATTGGTGTATTAATAGGTATGGAAGATGTGGCACCAGCAAAGCAGTCTGATTATCTCTCCTCACTTCTGACACCTCTCTGTCAACAG GTCGAAGCGTTGCTTATAAATGCCAAAGTATTGACTCCTGAAGAGGCGCCACAAAAAATTGCTAATATTCAGCAGATAATTGTGGCGATTAATTCTCTCAgcaag GGCTTCAGTGAGCGTCTTGTAACTACTAGTCGCCCTGCAATAGGTCTCATGTTCAAGCAG ACATTGGATGTTCTTCTGCAAGTACTTGTTGTGTTTCCTAATATAGAGCCTTTACGAAGTAAG GTAACGTCATTTATACACCGCATGGTGGAGACTTTAGGAGCATCCGTTTTCCCATACCTCCCAAAGGCACTGGAGCAGTTGCTTGTGGATAGCCAG CCGAAGGAATTGGTTGGTCTGCTTGTATTGCTTAATCAACTGATATGCAAGTTCAACACATTATTTAGTGACATATTGGATGAAGTATTTCCTGCTATTGCTGGTAGGATATTGAACATTATTCCAATAGATGCATTCCCTTCAGGACCTGGATCCAATACCGAG GAAAATCGGGAACTGCAAGAAGTTCAGCGAACATTATATACATTTCTTCATGTGATAACTACACATGATCTATCATCTGTTTTCCTATCCCCCAAAAGTAGGAGCTACTTGCAGCCAATTATGCAGTTGCTTTTGTTCACGTCTTGTAAACACAAGGACATTCTTGTAAGAAAG GCATGTGTACAGATATTCATTAGATTAATTAAAGATTGGTGTGCCATGCCTAATGGTGAAGAAAAG GTACCGGGTTTCCAGAGTTTTATAATAGAGACCTTTGCTACAAACTGTTGTTTGTACAGCCTGCTTGACAACTCCTTTGAGTTTCGTGACGCAAATACT CTTGTTTTGTTTGGAGAAATTGTACTGGCTCAGAAGGTCATGTATGAAAAGTTTGGCAATGATTTTCTAGTTCATTTTGTCTCGAAAGGCTTTCCAGCAGCACATTGCCCCCAAGATCTGGCTGAGAAATATTGCCAGCAGTTGCAG GGAAGTGATATCAAGGCATTGAAATCATTTTACCAGTCACTCATTGAAAACTTAAGGCTTCAGCAGAACGGAAACCTTCCTGTAAGATAG
- the LOC133741465 gene encoding putative receptor-like protein kinase At1g72540, producing MRFKKLATNFFTPTCFKAKSQTSEHKSQLSSKEITISRRLSLSDVSNSSICTVLSDLSNSLIGSNLHIFAHNELEKITQSFSKSNYLGEGGFGKVYKGFVDDKLRPGLEAQPVAVKVLDLDGTQGHREWLAEVIFLGQLKHPNLVNLIGYCCEDEHRLLVYEYMERGNLDNKLFKCYSGTLPWLTRVKIAIGAAKGLSFLHEEEKPVIYRDFKASNILLDCDYTATLSDFGLAIDGPEGDETHVTTHVMGTHGYAAPEYITTGHLTTMSDVYSFGVVLLELLTGRRSMDESRTFREQNLVEWAKPFLKDSHKLDRVMDQRLEGQYSTEGAKKAAALAHQCLSHNPKSRPTMSTVVKTLEPLMNLNDIPIGPFVYVVPTESGKEGQIGCHDKVKNDNKGEVKEGRLEKLKGSHRRRKGQRHRHRSSTVFSDTALYKVLGTGLYSPR from the exons ATGAGGTTCAAAAAACTAGCCACCAACTTCTTCACACCTACTTGTTTCAAGGCCAAAAGCCAGACATCAGAACATAAATCCCAGTTATCATCCAAAGAGATCACTATTTCACGTAGATTGTCACTTTCGGATGTGAGCAATTCATCAATCTGCACTGTCCTGAGTGACTTATCAAATTCGCTTATCGGATCAAATCTTCATATCTTTGCCCACAATGAGCTCGAAAAGATCACTCAAAGCTTTTCTAAGAGCAACTATCTTGGAGAAGGCGGGTTCGGGAAAGTGTACAAAGGGTTTGTTGATGACAAGCTTAGGCCTGGCTTGGAAGCTCAACCTGTTGCTGTTAAGGTTTTGGATTTGGATGGCACGCAAGGTCATAGAGAGTGGCTG GCTGAAGTGATTTTTCTTGGGCAATTGAAGCACCCTAATCTTGTGAACTTGATTGGGTACTGCTGTGAAGATGAACATAGGCTTCTCGTCTATGAATACATGGAGAGAGGCAACTTAGACAACAAACTATTCAAAT GTTATTCTGGAACCTTGCCTTGGTTGACAAGAGTCAAAATAGCAATTGGAGCTGCTAAAGGCCTCAGTTTCCTCCATGAGGAAGAAAAGCCAGTCATATATAGAGATTTCAAGGCTTCAAATATCCTACTAGACTGTGATTACACAGCTACGCTCTCTGATTTCGGTCTAGCTATAGATGGCCCGGAAGGCGATGAAACACATGTCACAACGCATGTCATGGGTACTCATGGCTATGCAGCTCCAGAATACATCACGACAG GTCATTTAACAACAATGAGCGACGTCTATAGCTTCGGTGTAGTTCTTTTAGAGCTTCTAACAGGTAGAAGATCCATGGATGAGAGCCGTACTTTTAGAGAACAGAACCTAGTGGAGTGGGCCAAGCCATTTTTGAAGGACTCGCACAAACTTGACCGTGTGATGGACCAAAGACTCGAGGGTCAGTACTCTACCGAAGGGGCTAAAAAGGCGGCTGCATTGGCTCATCAGTGCCTGAGCCATAACCCCAAGTCTAGGCCAACAATGAGCACTGTGGTCAAGACCTTAGAGCCTCTAATGAACTTGAATGACATACCAATTGGACCCTTTGTGTATGTCGTTCCAACTGAATCAGGAAAAGAAGGTCAAATTGGGTGTCATGATAAGGTAAAAAATGACAACAAAGGTGAAGTAAAAGAGGGAAggttggagaaattgaagggCAGCCACCGGAGACGAAAAGGTCAGAGGCATAGGCATCGGTCTAGTACTGTCTTTTCGGATACTGCTCTATACAAAGTTCTCGGAACTGGTTTATACTCTCCCAGATGA